A genome region from Panicum virgatum strain AP13 chromosome 4K, P.virgatum_v5, whole genome shotgun sequence includes the following:
- the LOC120703399 gene encoding putative U-box domain-containing protein 42 isoform X1, protein MQRSEAQARKASLAESVLAAISELMSSAAAVDADQENFMDVGSHLHHAAVPGTMDLQKAQNSPTNTLHIMEYLAANVDLAKDLIARCSAVAQRLMDDDLLGITEDLDNVIKNISNELNRIPVSTFASSRFAEPAVSGHLQVVRDRHDLYDQRSCDGYSEGDMSMVVAMERPRRRTLHNSDMPRLVDFLQGMYQESHEFGGQSFSSLPEVAEYVEPLYDSFFCPLTNKVMVDPVTTESGVTYDRRAIEDYFDKFTDGSEPVICPVTKMAMQSKTLRSNVPLKSTIAEWITRNEATRVRIARTALSMATTEAMVLEAIHELKVLARLRRKNRDQMHKIGITKFLARLLDHKDGLIRCDSLDLLSLLVEDDAGKEIIAKTRAVSRTIKLLSSSSTDERHAAISFLVELSKSELLLENIGSTAGSILILTTMKFNSSDDPVAAEKAGEVLKNLEKCPKNIKYMAESGYLDPLQRHLVEGSEDVQMEMVSYLGELIQKQEMTINIAGSASEILIKMVRRGNNAICKAALDVLVQISSHHPNGKTLVDAGAVPVMVEELFIRKIDDEPMGSKTEAAAVLANIVESGLDPEAIVVNKEGHVITSKYSVYNFAHMLKCSMPDTLNLSIVRVLLALTTLPKPLATVVSVMKEQDSSQTVIELMGSLSESLGIAATRLLIALSPQMGHTIAEKLCKAPGQPGKLVKSIGLHGRITERHAMSAILLAKLPYQHIALNLALLNRGAVTTVLAKIDEMQRGETRASRYAKAYMEGLVGVLVRLTTTLYDPDVLLAAMDHNLTSVLTDLLVRSVGSDEVQRLAAVGLENLSSQSPNLSQPPTEERRPKKKNILRRLREAHAGRVHDNRRPPAHSRVCPVHRGVCSPSTTFCLVEAGAVEGLLCVLESNENGRVVEAALGALCALMDDAVDVTSGVAVLAEHDAARHVLRALRQHRDGPGCGTVARRCFWAVERFLAHGGERCVREVTSDRALPSLLVSAFHKGDAATKQAAESVLRCLHRMPDYSATYESVEL, encoded by the exons ATGCAG CGAAGCGAAGCGCAGGCTAGGAAGGCATCCCTCGCTGAGTCTGTGCTAGCAGCCATCTCCGAGCTCATGTCGTCGGCGGCAGCTGTCGATGCTGACCAGGAGAACTTCATGGACGTGGGCAGCCACCTCCACCATGCGGCAGTCCCGGGCACGATGGATCTGCAGAAGGCACAAAATTCGCCGACCAACACGCTACACATAATGGAGTATCTGGCTGCCAATGTGGACCTCGCTAAGGACCTCATCGCAAGGTGCAGTGCTGTGGCACAGCGGCTCATGGATGACGACCTCCTGGGCATAACCGAGGACCTGGACAATGTCATAAAGAATATAAGCAATGAACTCAACAGGATACCTGTGTCAACATTTGCGAGCAGCAGGTTTGCAGAACCAGCGGTCAGTGGACACCTTCAGGTTGTCAGGGACCGGCATGATCTATACGATCAGCGTTCCTGTGATGGCTACTCAGAAGGTGATATGTCAATGGTTGTGGCCATGGAGAGGCCCAGAAGAAGAACACTGCACAATAGTGACATGCCAAGATTGGTAGACTTCCTGCAGGGGATGTACCAGGAGTCGCATGAGTTTGGTGGTCAATCATTCAGTTCCCTCCCTGAAGTCGCAGAATATGTCGAGCCATTATATGATTCTTTCTTCTGTCCGCTGACGAACAAGGTCATGGTTGATCCAGTAACGACAGAGAGTGGCGTGACTTATGATAGGAGAGCCATTGAGGATTACTTTGACAAGTTTACAGATGGCTCTGAACCTGTAATATGTCCTGTTACAAAGATGGCAATGCAGAGCAAGACACTAAGGAGCAATGTGCCACTGAAGAGCACGATTGCAGAATGGATTACAAGGAATGAAGCGACACGGGTCAGGATCGCACGTACCGCACTCTCTATGGCAACCACAGAGGCGATGGTGCTCGAGGCCATACATGAGCTGAAGGTGCTGGCCAGGCTGAGGAGAAAGAACAGGGATCAGATGCACAAGATTGGCATCACCAAGTTCCTAGCACGGCTTCTGGACCACAAGGATGGACTTATCCGATGCGACTCCCTGGACCTCCTCAGCCTGTTGGTTGAGGATGATGCAGGAAAG GAAATCATTGCAAAAACCAGAGCAGTTTCAAGGACTATAAAGCTGCTTTCTAGCAGTAGCACTGATGAAAGGCATGCAGCTATCTCTTTCTTAGTAGAGCTTTCGAAATCAGAGTTACTGTTGGAGAACATTGGATCAACTGCTGGAAGCATACTGATTCTCACCACAATGAAGTTCAACAGCTCAGATGATCCTGTTGCTGCTGAGAAGGCTGGAGAGGTCCTAAAGAACCTGGAGAAATGCCCAAAGAATATCAAGTACATGGCCGAAAGTGGCTACTTGGATCCTTTGCAAAGGCACCTAGTTGAAG GGTCAGAAGATGTGCAGATGGAAATGGTGAGCTACCTCGGGGAGCTAATTCAGAAGCAGGAGATGACCATCAACATTGCCGGGAGCGCATCAGAGATCCTCATCAAGATGGTGCGCAGAGGCAATAACGCAATTTGCAAGGCAGCGCTGGACGTCCTGGTACAGATCTCCTCCCACCACCCCAACGGCAAGACACTCGTGGACGCAGGTGCTGTCCCTGTCATGGTCGAGGAGCTCTTCATCCGAAAGATTGATGATGAACCCATGGGCTCTAAAACGGAGGCTGCCGCCGTGCTAGCCAACATTGTTGAGTCAGGCTTGGATCCTGAGGCCATCGTCGTCAACAAGGAAGGCCACGTCATCACGTCCAAGTACTCGGTGTACAACTTTGCTCACATGCTCAAATGCTCCATGCCTGACACCCTCAACCTCAGCATTGTGCGCGTGCTGCTCGCCCTCACCACACTCCCCAAACCTCTCGCCACGGTGGTCTCGGTCATGAAGGAGCAGGACAGCAGCCAGACTGTGATTGAGCTTATGGGCTCGCTCTCGGAGTCGCTTGGCATCGCTGCAACGAGGTTGCTCATCGCATTGTCCCCGCAGATGGGGCATACCATTGCCGAGAAGCTCTGCAAGGCCCCGGGGCAGCCAGGTAAGCTTGTCAAGAGCATCGGCCTTCACGGCCGGATCACCGAGCGGCACGCCATGTCGGCAATACTCCTGGCGAAGCTGCCGTACCAGCACATTGCTCTGAATCTGGCGTTGCTCAACCGTGGCGCCGTGACGACCGTGCTGGCCAAAATAGACGAGATGCAGCGCGGTGAAACGAGGGCAAGCCGCTACGCGAAGGCATACATGGAGGGCCTCGTTGGTGTGCTTGTTCGGCTAACAACAACACTGTATGACCCGGACGTGCTCCTTGCAGCCATGGATCACAACCTCACATCGGTGCTCACTGACCTCCTTGTGCGGTCGGTGGGCAGCGACGAGGTGCAGCGGCTCGCCGCGGTCGGCCTGGAGAACCTCAGCAGCCAGTCGCCCAACCTCTCTCAGCCCCCAACCGAGGAGCGGCgcccgaagaagaagaacatccTTCGGCGCCTGCGCGAGGCGCACGCCGGGCGGGTGCATGACAACCGGAGGCCGCCGGCACACAGCCGGGTCTGCCCGGTGCACCGCGGCGTGTGCTCCCCGTCCACCACGTTCTGCCTGGTGGAGGCCGGCGCGGTGGAAGGCCTTCTGTGCGTCCTGGAGAGCAACGAGAACGGGCGCGTGGTGGAGGCCGCCCTCGGCGCGCTCTGCGCTCTGATGGACGACGCGGTGGACGTGACGAGCGGCGTGGCCGTGCTCGCGGAGCACGACGCGGCGCGGCACGTGCTGCGGGCGCTGCGGCAGCACCGCGATGGGCCCGGGTGCGGGACGGTGGCGCGGAGGTGCTTCTGGGCAGTGGAGAGGTTCCTGGCGCACGGCGGTGAGCGGTGCGTGAGGGAGGTGACCAGCGACCGGGCGCTGCCGAGCCTGCTGGTGAGCGCCTTCCACAAGGGCGACGCCGCCACCAAGCAGGCAGCCGAGAGCGTGCTCCGGTGCCTCCACCGCATGCCGGACTACTCCGCCACCTACGAATCCGTCGAACTGTAA
- the LOC120703399 gene encoding putative U-box domain-containing protein 42 isoform X2, translating to MSSAAAVDADQENFMDVGSHLHHAAVPGTMDLQKAQNSPTNTLHIMEYLAANVDLAKDLIARCSAVAQRLMDDDLLGITEDLDNVIKNISNELNRIPVSTFASSRFAEPAVSGHLQVVRDRHDLYDQRSCDGYSEGDMSMVVAMERPRRRTLHNSDMPRLVDFLQGMYQESHEFGGQSFSSLPEVAEYVEPLYDSFFCPLTNKVMVDPVTTESGVTYDRRAIEDYFDKFTDGSEPVICPVTKMAMQSKTLRSNVPLKSTIAEWITRNEATRVRIARTALSMATTEAMVLEAIHELKVLARLRRKNRDQMHKIGITKFLARLLDHKDGLIRCDSLDLLSLLVEDDAGKEIIAKTRAVSRTIKLLSSSSTDERHAAISFLVELSKSELLLENIGSTAGSILILTTMKFNSSDDPVAAEKAGEVLKNLEKCPKNIKYMAESGYLDPLQRHLVEGSEDVQMEMVSYLGELIQKQEMTINIAGSASEILIKMVRRGNNAICKAALDVLVQISSHHPNGKTLVDAGAVPVMVEELFIRKIDDEPMGSKTEAAAVLANIVESGLDPEAIVVNKEGHVITSKYSVYNFAHMLKCSMPDTLNLSIVRVLLALTTLPKPLATVVSVMKEQDSSQTVIELMGSLSESLGIAATRLLIALSPQMGHTIAEKLCKAPGQPGKLVKSIGLHGRITERHAMSAILLAKLPYQHIALNLALLNRGAVTTVLAKIDEMQRGETRASRYAKAYMEGLVGVLVRLTTTLYDPDVLLAAMDHNLTSVLTDLLVRSVGSDEVQRLAAVGLENLSSQSPNLSQPPTEERRPKKKNILRRLREAHAGRVHDNRRPPAHSRVCPVHRGVCSPSTTFCLVEAGAVEGLLCVLESNENGRVVEAALGALCALMDDAVDVTSGVAVLAEHDAARHVLRALRQHRDGPGCGTVARRCFWAVERFLAHGGERCVREVTSDRALPSLLVSAFHKGDAATKQAAESVLRCLHRMPDYSATYESVEL from the exons ATGTCGTCGGCGGCAGCTGTCGATGCTGACCAGGAGAACTTCATGGACGTGGGCAGCCACCTCCACCATGCGGCAGTCCCGGGCACGATGGATCTGCAGAAGGCACAAAATTCGCCGACCAACACGCTACACATAATGGAGTATCTGGCTGCCAATGTGGACCTCGCTAAGGACCTCATCGCAAGGTGCAGTGCTGTGGCACAGCGGCTCATGGATGACGACCTCCTGGGCATAACCGAGGACCTGGACAATGTCATAAAGAATATAAGCAATGAACTCAACAGGATACCTGTGTCAACATTTGCGAGCAGCAGGTTTGCAGAACCAGCGGTCAGTGGACACCTTCAGGTTGTCAGGGACCGGCATGATCTATACGATCAGCGTTCCTGTGATGGCTACTCAGAAGGTGATATGTCAATGGTTGTGGCCATGGAGAGGCCCAGAAGAAGAACACTGCACAATAGTGACATGCCAAGATTGGTAGACTTCCTGCAGGGGATGTACCAGGAGTCGCATGAGTTTGGTGGTCAATCATTCAGTTCCCTCCCTGAAGTCGCAGAATATGTCGAGCCATTATATGATTCTTTCTTCTGTCCGCTGACGAACAAGGTCATGGTTGATCCAGTAACGACAGAGAGTGGCGTGACTTATGATAGGAGAGCCATTGAGGATTACTTTGACAAGTTTACAGATGGCTCTGAACCTGTAATATGTCCTGTTACAAAGATGGCAATGCAGAGCAAGACACTAAGGAGCAATGTGCCACTGAAGAGCACGATTGCAGAATGGATTACAAGGAATGAAGCGACACGGGTCAGGATCGCACGTACCGCACTCTCTATGGCAACCACAGAGGCGATGGTGCTCGAGGCCATACATGAGCTGAAGGTGCTGGCCAGGCTGAGGAGAAAGAACAGGGATCAGATGCACAAGATTGGCATCACCAAGTTCCTAGCACGGCTTCTGGACCACAAGGATGGACTTATCCGATGCGACTCCCTGGACCTCCTCAGCCTGTTGGTTGAGGATGATGCAGGAAAG GAAATCATTGCAAAAACCAGAGCAGTTTCAAGGACTATAAAGCTGCTTTCTAGCAGTAGCACTGATGAAAGGCATGCAGCTATCTCTTTCTTAGTAGAGCTTTCGAAATCAGAGTTACTGTTGGAGAACATTGGATCAACTGCTGGAAGCATACTGATTCTCACCACAATGAAGTTCAACAGCTCAGATGATCCTGTTGCTGCTGAGAAGGCTGGAGAGGTCCTAAAGAACCTGGAGAAATGCCCAAAGAATATCAAGTACATGGCCGAAAGTGGCTACTTGGATCCTTTGCAAAGGCACCTAGTTGAAG GGTCAGAAGATGTGCAGATGGAAATGGTGAGCTACCTCGGGGAGCTAATTCAGAAGCAGGAGATGACCATCAACATTGCCGGGAGCGCATCAGAGATCCTCATCAAGATGGTGCGCAGAGGCAATAACGCAATTTGCAAGGCAGCGCTGGACGTCCTGGTACAGATCTCCTCCCACCACCCCAACGGCAAGACACTCGTGGACGCAGGTGCTGTCCCTGTCATGGTCGAGGAGCTCTTCATCCGAAAGATTGATGATGAACCCATGGGCTCTAAAACGGAGGCTGCCGCCGTGCTAGCCAACATTGTTGAGTCAGGCTTGGATCCTGAGGCCATCGTCGTCAACAAGGAAGGCCACGTCATCACGTCCAAGTACTCGGTGTACAACTTTGCTCACATGCTCAAATGCTCCATGCCTGACACCCTCAACCTCAGCATTGTGCGCGTGCTGCTCGCCCTCACCACACTCCCCAAACCTCTCGCCACGGTGGTCTCGGTCATGAAGGAGCAGGACAGCAGCCAGACTGTGATTGAGCTTATGGGCTCGCTCTCGGAGTCGCTTGGCATCGCTGCAACGAGGTTGCTCATCGCATTGTCCCCGCAGATGGGGCATACCATTGCCGAGAAGCTCTGCAAGGCCCCGGGGCAGCCAGGTAAGCTTGTCAAGAGCATCGGCCTTCACGGCCGGATCACCGAGCGGCACGCCATGTCGGCAATACTCCTGGCGAAGCTGCCGTACCAGCACATTGCTCTGAATCTGGCGTTGCTCAACCGTGGCGCCGTGACGACCGTGCTGGCCAAAATAGACGAGATGCAGCGCGGTGAAACGAGGGCAAGCCGCTACGCGAAGGCATACATGGAGGGCCTCGTTGGTGTGCTTGTTCGGCTAACAACAACACTGTATGACCCGGACGTGCTCCTTGCAGCCATGGATCACAACCTCACATCGGTGCTCACTGACCTCCTTGTGCGGTCGGTGGGCAGCGACGAGGTGCAGCGGCTCGCCGCGGTCGGCCTGGAGAACCTCAGCAGCCAGTCGCCCAACCTCTCTCAGCCCCCAACCGAGGAGCGGCgcccgaagaagaagaacatccTTCGGCGCCTGCGCGAGGCGCACGCCGGGCGGGTGCATGACAACCGGAGGCCGCCGGCACACAGCCGGGTCTGCCCGGTGCACCGCGGCGTGTGCTCCCCGTCCACCACGTTCTGCCTGGTGGAGGCCGGCGCGGTGGAAGGCCTTCTGTGCGTCCTGGAGAGCAACGAGAACGGGCGCGTGGTGGAGGCCGCCCTCGGCGCGCTCTGCGCTCTGATGGACGACGCGGTGGACGTGACGAGCGGCGTGGCCGTGCTCGCGGAGCACGACGCGGCGCGGCACGTGCTGCGGGCGCTGCGGCAGCACCGCGATGGGCCCGGGTGCGGGACGGTGGCGCGGAGGTGCTTCTGGGCAGTGGAGAGGTTCCTGGCGCACGGCGGTGAGCGGTGCGTGAGGGAGGTGACCAGCGACCGGGCGCTGCCGAGCCTGCTGGTGAGCGCCTTCCACAAGGGCGACGCCGCCACCAAGCAGGCAGCCGAGAGCGTGCTCCGGTGCCTCCACCGCATGCCGGACTACTCCGCCACCTACGAATCCGTCGAACTGTAA